One window of the Lactobacillus sp. PV034 genome contains the following:
- a CDS encoding rod shape-determining protein, whose product MFGFGSKNIGIDLGTANTLVYTEGKGIVLREPSVVAKNTQTGEVISVGSEAKEMIGRTPASIKAIRPMKDGVIADYDTTAAMLKYFIEKTVGNSKPAAMICVPSGVTEVEKRAVIDAARVAGAREAYVIEEPFAAAIGAGLPVMDPTGSMVVDIGGGTTDVATISLGGIVSSRSTRMAGDKFNSAISAYIHQNFNLLIGERTAEAIKMQIGSASIEKASEIESLNIRGRDLVTGLPKSIDIDAVDIAKAIQEVVQSIIVAIKETLEETSPEIAADVIDHGIVLTGGGALLKNLPEVISDATKVPVFIAQDPLDCVAIGTGESLKNIEVMRKVK is encoded by the coding sequence GTGTTTGGATTTGGAAGTAAGAATATTGGTATTGATTTAGGTACAGCCAATACTCTCGTTTATACTGAAGGAAAAGGTATTGTTTTAAGAGAACCATCAGTAGTAGCAAAGAATACACAAACTGGTGAAGTTATTTCTGTAGGTTCTGAAGCAAAAGAAATGATTGGTAGAACGCCTGCTTCAATTAAGGCTATTCGTCCAATGAAAGATGGTGTAATTGCTGATTACGATACTACTGCTGCAATGCTCAAGTACTTTATTGAAAAGACAGTTGGCAATTCAAAACCAGCAGCAATGATTTGTGTTCCTTCTGGAGTTACTGAAGTTGAAAAGCGTGCCGTAATTGATGCAGCTAGAGTTGCAGGAGCTCGCGAAGCTTATGTTATTGAAGAACCATTTGCAGCTGCGATTGGTGCTGGACTTCCAGTTATGGATCCAACTGGTTCAATGGTTGTCGATATTGGTGGTGGTACTACTGATGTAGCTACTATTTCTTTAGGTGGAATTGTTTCATCACGTTCAACTAGAATGGCAGGAGATAAATTTAATAGTGCTATTTCAGCCTATATTCACCAAAACTTTAATTTATTAATTGGTGAACGTACAGCTGAAGCTATTAAGATGCAAATTGGTTCAGCATCTATTGAAAAAGCTAGCGAAATTGAATCATTAAATATCCGTGGACGTGATTTAGTAACAGGTTTACCAAAATCCATTGATATTGATGCTGTTGATATTGCTAAAGCTATTCAAGAAGTGGTTCAAAGCATTATTGTTGCAATTAAAGAAACTCTTGAAGAAACTTCTCCTGAAATTGCTGCTGATGTAATTGACCACGGAATTGTTTTAACTGGTGGTGGTGCGTTACTAAAGAATCTTCCAGAAGTTATCTCAGATGCTACAAAAGTTCCTGTCTTTATTGCACAAGATCCACTTGATTGTGTTGCCATTGGAACCGGTGAATCATTAAAGAATATTGAAGTAATGCGTAAAGTTAAGTAA
- a CDS encoding JAB domain-containing protein has protein sequence MKEKNFNPYPLQSDKELMISLFNYFEQMQVMNFAQLQTWLNEMKISDFKDLWEFARSKNCGPQLALCVELIYKRIKQVEAGKLEAFCSSSQVGYYLCDKLCGQEQEQLFVIFLNTKNKIIAEKLVFQGTLNKAIVHPRDIFRWAVLYNCAGFILVHNHPSGDNTPSHQDIEISKKIKAASVMMGLEFIDHFIVTDKNYLSMREANLL, from the coding sequence ATGAAAGAAAAAAATTTTAATCCTTATCCTTTGCAAAGTGACAAAGAATTGATGATTAGCTTGTTTAATTATTTTGAACAGATGCAAGTTATGAATTTTGCCCAACTTCAGACTTGGCTAAATGAAATGAAAATTTCCGATTTTAAAGATCTCTGGGAATTTGCGCGCAGTAAAAATTGCGGGCCGCAATTAGCTCTCTGTGTAGAACTAATTTATAAGCGCATTAAGCAAGTCGAAGCAGGAAAATTAGAAGCTTTTTGTTCAAGTTCACAGGTAGGATACTATTTGTGTGATAAACTTTGTGGTCAAGAGCAAGAACAATTATTTGTGATTTTTTTAAATACTAAAAATAAAATTATTGCTGAAAAATTAGTATTTCAAGGAACTTTAAACAAAGCTATAGTTCATCCCCGTGATATTTTTAGGTGGGCTGTTTTATATAATTGCGCTGGCTTTATTTTGGTACATAATCATCCTAGTGGAGACAACACACCATCTCACCAAGACATTGAAATTTCTAAAAAAATCAAGGCTGCAAGTGTAATGATGGGGCTAGAATTTATTGATCATTTCATCGTGACTGATAAGAATTATCTCAGTATGCGTGAAGCAAATTTGTTATAG